A single region of the Mercenaria mercenaria strain notata chromosome 6, MADL_Memer_1, whole genome shotgun sequence genome encodes:
- the LOC123545570 gene encoding uncharacterized protein LOC123545570: protein MEIDEIICQCYNFGLKQKEIVSVLSCQFGYTISIRHLRRILSRLNLCRRNRTDIIIVANFIADNLKFSGQQHGYRLMHLKCSLSGLSIGMHDVRNLLKILDPEGVDLRRRKRLVRRRYYSKGPNFMWHIDSYDKLKPYGIAINGCIDGFSRYILWLEANYTASDPRVVGAYFVSAVENLGGCPEYMRGDRGTENVVVAQLQTFFHETFNPANTTEHFRYGRSTANQRIENWWCFLRRQCTEFWISFFQMLKRDGLFNGNLLELEIMRFVFMEIIQNDLDEIKMLWNLHPIRRTNNDQLAYGRPVMMFTSPEEYGVYDYIRPVPCHYLQECKEECTFKDNVFCDVDVNEMCILLMQEHGWQKANDAISGRELYERLRRRLQTVV, encoded by the exons ATGGAAATTGATGAAATTATATGCCAGTGCTACAACTTTGGTTTAAAACAAAAAGagattgtatcagttttatcatgTCAGTTTGGCTACACAATTTCCATTCGACACTTAAGAAGAATTCTTAGCCGACTGAATCTATGTCGTCGTAATCGAACAGACATCATCATTGTTGCAAATTTTATTGCTGACAACTTGAAATTTTCAGGACAGCAGCATGGATACCGCTTAATGCATTTAAAATGCTCACTTTCCGGCCTCTCTATCGGTATGCATGACGTTAGAAATCTTCTTAAGATACTAGACCCAGAAGGAGTAGATTTACGTCGACGAAAACGACTTGTCCGGCGAAGATACTATTCTAAAGGACCTAACTTTATGTGGCATATTGATTCTTACGATAAGTTAAAACCATACGGAATAGCTATCAACGGGTGTATTGACGGATTTTCAAGATATATATTGTGGTTAGAGGCCAACTATACAGCAAGTGATCCAAGAGTAGTAGGCGCTTACTTTGTGTCTGCTGTTGAAAACCTAGGAGGATGCCCAGAATACATGCGAGGAGATAGAGGCACTGAAAATGTTGTTGTGGCTCAGCTGCAGACTTTCTTTCACGAAACATTTAACCCTGCAAACACAACTGAACACTTTAGGTATGGTCGAAGCACAGCAAATCAGAGAATCGAAAACTGGTGGTGTTTCCTGAGGAGGCAATGCACAGAATTTTGGATATCCTTTTTTCAAATGCTCAAACGAGATGGATTATTCAACGGAAATCTACTAGAGCTGGAAATAATGCGGTTTGTCTTTATGGAAATCATCCAA AACGATCTTGACGAGATTAAAATGCTGTGGAACTTGCACCCAATAAGGAGAACAAACAATGATCAATTGGCTTACGGGCGTCCTGTGATGATGTTTACATCACCTGAAGAGTATGGTGTATATGACTACATACGTCCGGTTCCTTGTCATTACCTACAAGAGTGCAAGGAAGAATGTACATTTAAGGATAACGTCTTTTGTGACGtagatgtaaatgaaatgtgtaTACTTCTGATGCAAGAACATGGATGGCAAAAAGCAAACGATGCAATTTCCGGTCGCGAACTGTACGAAAGGTTAAGAAGAAGGCTTCAAACTGTCGTGTGA